The following is a genomic window from Sphingobacterium spiritivorum.
GAATAGGCAGGTCACCGTATGCTTTATAGATTCCTTTTGCTTGTAACATCATACAGCGAAGTTACTAATTTTTGTCAGTCCGGACAGGAATAAAATAGGGTAGATTAGCAAACATAGGGGCTGATAAAAAGCTTGGCTGCGTCATTTTTATCAAATAAACATTAAAAAGACCGTAGACACTTGACCTTTAAAGTTAAAAACCATATTTTTACACCTTAAAATTGTCAAAATGAACATTCACGAATATCAAGGAAAGCAAATACTAAAAAGTTTTGGTGTTACTGTACAAGAAGGAATTGTAGCTGACACTCCTGAGCAAGCTGTGGAAGCCGCTAAAAAGATGAAAGAAGACTACAACTCGGACTGGGTTGTTGTAAAAGCTCAGATTCACGCAGGTGGTCGCGGTAAAGGTGGCGGTGTTAAATTGGCTAAAAACCTGGATGAAGTAAAACAAAGAGCTACTGATATTATCGGTATGCAGTTGGTAACTCCTCAAACAGGTCCTGAAGGTAAAAAAGTAAACAAGGTATTAATTGCACAGGATGTTTACTATCCGGGAGCAAGCGAAACCAAAGAATTCTATATGTCGGTATTGTTGGATCGTGCAACAGGCCGCAACATCGTAATGTACTCTACTGAAGGTGGTATGGATATCGAAGAAGTAGCGGAAAAAACTCCTCACTTGATTTTCAAAGAAGAGATTGATCCTAAAGTTGGTCTTCAGGGATTCCAGGCACGTAAAATTGCATTCAACTTAGGATTATCAGGTTCTGCACACAAAGAAATGGTAAAATTCGTAGCTGCACTTTACAAAGCTTACGATGCTACAGATTCTTCTATGTTTGAAATCAATCCGGTATTAAAAACTTCTGACGATAAAATTTTGGCAGTTGATGCTAAAGTAAACCTGGATGAGAATGCATTATACCGTCATCCTGATTATGCAGCAATGCGTGATGTTACAGAAGAAGATCCTACTGAAGTAGAAGCTGGCGAGTCTAACCTGAACTATGTAAAACTTGACGGTAACGTAGGTTGTATGGTAAATGGTGCCGGTCTTGCCATGGCAACAATGGATATCATTAAAATTGCCGGTGGTGAGCCTGCTAACTTCCTTGACGTAGGTGGTACTGCTAATGCTGAAACAGTTAAAGCCGGATTCAATATTATTCTGAAAGATCCGAATGTAAAAGCAATCCTGATCAATATCTTCGGTGGTATCGTTCGTTGTGACCGTGTAGCTCAGGGTGTAATCGATGCTTACCAGGAAATTGGAAATATTCCGGTTCCTATCATCGTTCGTCTTCAGGGAACAAATGCAGAAGAAGCTAAAAAACTGATTGATGAGTCAGGACTTAAAGTATACTCCGCAATCTTATTAAAAGAAGCTGCAGATTTAGTAACTAAAGTATTAAAAGGTTAATTCCTTTTTACCACTATATCAAAAGCCTCTGACTTAAATCAGAGGCTTTTTTGATAAGAACACTTCCCGTATTTATAAATAAATCAAGGATTTTAACAAATTATAAGCTATTTTTGTGATCTGTAAAATTTAAAGCAGCAAGAGTTTATTTTGAAAAATAACTCCAATTAATATCTAACAACAAAATGAAACACACACGTATTAAAGAATTATTGAATGCCACTGAGTTTGGGCAAGAGGTCATTGTAAAGGGATGGGTAAGAACCTTCCGTAACAATCAATTTATAGCGATCAATGATGGTTCTTCAATCAATAATATCCAGGCAGTAGTTGATTTTGAAAATACGGATGATGCGTTATTAAAAAGAATCACTACAGGTGCTGCTGTACGTGTCAAAGGAACCCTGATTGAATCTCTGGGCAAAGGTCAGAAGGTAGAGGTCAAAGTAACGGAACTTGATGTGATCGGAGATTCAGATCCTGAAAAATTTCCTTTACAACCCAAAAAACACAGTTTAGAATTTTTGCGTGAAATCGCTCATTTACGCTTCCGTACCGGAACATTCAATGCTATTTTCAAAGTACGTAATGCATTGTCATTTGCAGTACACCGCTTCTTCAATGAAAGAGACTTTGTGTATATGCACACTCCTATTATTACCGGTTCAGACGCTGAAGGTGCGGGAGAAATGTTCCGTGTGACTACTTTAGACCTGAATAATCCTCCTCGTACCGAAAACGGTGAAATAGATTTTAAAGAAGACTTCTTCGGAAAATCCACTAACCTTACCGTATCCGGGCAATTAGAAGGTGAACTGGCAGCTTTAGCATTTGGTAATATTTATACTTTCGGCCCCACATTCCGTGCTGAAAACTCCAATACAACACGTCACCTGGCTGAATTCTGGATGATCGAACCTGAAATGGCTTTCTATGAACTGGAAGACAATATGGATCTGGCTGAAGCCTTATTGAAATATGTTATACGGTATGCGTTGGAAACCTGCCCGGAAGAGATAGAGTTTCTGAAAAACCGTTTACTGGAAGAAGAGAAAAACAAACCGGCTGCAGATCGTTCGGACATGGATCTTATTGAAAAACTGAAATTCTGTCTTGAGAATGAATTTGAGCGGGTTAAATATACAGATGCGATCGAGATCCTGAAGCGCAGCAAGCCAAATCAGAAAAAACAGTTTAAATATCTGATTGACGAATGGGGTGCAGATCTTCAGTCAGAACACGAACGTTATCTTGTGGAAAAACATTTTAAGAAACCGGTGATCCTTACAGACTATCCGAGAGAGATCAAATCATTCTATATGAAACAGAACGAACCGGATACATTAGGCAGAAACACTGTTCGTGCGATGGATATCCTGTTTCCGGGTATAGGCGAAATGGTTGGCGGATCACAACGGGAAGAAAATCTGGACAAATTACTGGCTCGTATGGCTGAGGTAGGAATACCGGCCGAAGAAATGGAATGGTTCTTGGATACCCGCCGTTTCGGATCAGTTCCTCACTCAGGTTTCGGTGTCGGATTTGAGCGTCTGGTACTATTCGTAACAGGAATGACCAATATCCGTGATGTTATCCCATTCCCGAGAACACCAAAAAATGCTGAGTTTTAATCTCAAATAACAACATATCAGAAACCGTCAAAAACATTAAAGCCTTTTGACGGTTTTTATATTATAAGAATCCGTTGTTCACATGGAATACAATGTGAACCGTTTAATTATCTTTTAAATTTCAGGCTTCAATATGCTTATCCGAATTTACGAAAACAATCCTAATGAAAAGGCAATACAACAAGTAGTTGATGTATTAAAACGTGGTGGTGTAATTATCTACCCTACGGATACTGTATATGGTATTGGCTGTGATATCACCAATCATAAGGCTATTGAACGCGTATGTGAGATCAGAGGACTGAAAGTGGATAAAGCCAAC
Proteins encoded in this region:
- the asnS gene encoding asparagine--tRNA ligase — protein: MKHTRIKELLNATEFGQEVIVKGWVRTFRNNQFIAINDGSSINNIQAVVDFENTDDALLKRITTGAAVRVKGTLIESLGKGQKVEVKVTELDVIGDSDPEKFPLQPKKHSLEFLREIAHLRFRTGTFNAIFKVRNALSFAVHRFFNERDFVYMHTPIITGSDAEGAGEMFRVTTLDLNNPPRTENGEIDFKEDFFGKSTNLTVSGQLEGELAALAFGNIYTFGPTFRAENSNTTRHLAEFWMIEPEMAFYELEDNMDLAEALLKYVIRYALETCPEEIEFLKNRLLEEEKNKPAADRSDMDLIEKLKFCLENEFERVKYTDAIEILKRSKPNQKKQFKYLIDEWGADLQSEHERYLVEKHFKKPVILTDYPREIKSFYMKQNEPDTLGRNTVRAMDILFPGIGEMVGGSQREENLDKLLARMAEVGIPAEEMEWFLDTRRFGSVPHSGFGVGFERLVLFVTGMTNIRDVIPFPRTPKNAEF
- the sucC gene encoding ADP-forming succinate--CoA ligase subunit beta, translated to MNIHEYQGKQILKSFGVTVQEGIVADTPEQAVEAAKKMKEDYNSDWVVVKAQIHAGGRGKGGGVKLAKNLDEVKQRATDIIGMQLVTPQTGPEGKKVNKVLIAQDVYYPGASETKEFYMSVLLDRATGRNIVMYSTEGGMDIEEVAEKTPHLIFKEEIDPKVGLQGFQARKIAFNLGLSGSAHKEMVKFVAALYKAYDATDSSMFEINPVLKTSDDKILAVDAKVNLDENALYRHPDYAAMRDVTEEDPTEVEAGESNLNYVKLDGNVGCMVNGAGLAMATMDIIKIAGGEPANFLDVGGTANAETVKAGFNIILKDPNVKAILINIFGGIVRCDRVAQGVIDAYQEIGNIPVPIIVRLQGTNAEEAKKLIDESGLKVYSAILLKEAADLVTKVLKG